The Geoalkalibacter sp. genome includes a window with the following:
- a CDS encoding type IV pilus modification PilV family protein, translated as MTPINNDKGFSLIEMLAAVTVLAVGLLALAGLQMTAIRTNSHAANLTEATALAQAAVERIQALDGDRDWLREEWVDSAPPADLADLVAGTPYRLLVNTAVDFNGIDNLTRINLTVESINAVQKVGGNARQAVTLTVLKRYF; from the coding sequence ATGACACCCATCAACAATGACAAGGGATTTTCCCTCATCGAGATGCTCGCCGCGGTGACGGTTCTCGCCGTCGGGTTGCTGGCTTTGGCGGGGTTGCAGATGACCGCCATCCGCACTAACAGCCACGCCGCCAACCTCACCGAAGCCACGGCTTTGGCGCAGGCGGCGGTAGAGCGGATTCAGGCCCTCGATGGTGATCGCGACTGGTTACGGGAGGAGTGGGTTGACTCTGCGCCACCGGCGGATCTGGCCGATCTGGTCGCCGGCACCCCTTATCGATTGCTCGTGAATACGGCGGTGGACTTCAACGGAATCGACAACCTGACTCGCATCAACCTCACCGTTGAATCGATTAATGCCGTGCAGAAGGTCGGCGGCAACGCCAGGCAGGCCGTCACCCTGACGGTGCTCAAGCGCTATTTCTAA
- a CDS encoding nucleotidyltransferase family protein, translating to MAKMHDILDFLREVQPCLRQDYKVNEIGLFGSVVRGEDKETSDIDILVDLDESADLLDLIGLSQFLEEKLHQPVDVVPKSSLRREIREKVIQEVRYP from the coding sequence ATGGCCAAAATGCACGATATCCTTGATTTTTTGCGTGAGGTCCAGCCTTGCCTTCGCCAAGACTACAAGGTGAATGAAATAGGGCTGTTTGGTTCCGTGGTCAGGGGGGAAGACAAGGAAACCAGCGACATCGACATTCTGGTCGACCTTGATGAGTCGGCGGATCTGCTGGATCTCATCGGTCTCAGCCAATTTCTCGAAGAAAAACTGCATCAACCGGTGGATGTGGTCCCGAAAAGTTCACTGCGGCGGGAAATTCGCGAAAAGGTCATTCAAGAGGTGCGCTACCCATGA
- a CDS encoding HepT-like ribonuclease domain-containing protein — MRDETLYLKDILLAIQSIETFVAGMDFEEFRTDDKTLSAVIRKLEVIGEAVKHLGNDIRESHRNIPWKQIAGMRDKLIHFYFGVDAHLVWQTVHTRLPELKAAVEKSLLR; from the coding sequence ATGAGGGATGAAACCCTTTATCTCAAGGATATCCTTCTCGCCATCCAAAGCATCGAAACCTTTGTCGCCGGAATGGACTTTGAAGAATTCCGGACGGATGACAAAACCCTGAGTGCCGTCATTCGCAAACTTGAGGTCATCGGCGAAGCCGTCAAACACCTTGGCAACGATATCCGCGAATCGCATCGAAACATCCCTTGGAAACAAATTGCCGGAATGCGCGATAAACTCATCCATTTTTACTTCGGTGTCGACGCCCACCTTGTCTGGCAAACCGTTCATACCCGCCTGCCGGAACTCAAAGCCGCCGTGGAAAAAAGCCTGCTGCGGTAA
- a CDS encoding GspH/FimT family pseudopilin, producing the protein MLRSRRGFALIEALVVLGLIGILVSIATPYYQVFMQNASYRSAARDIAGTLRQARAEAVTKNREHRVQIDFAANSFQMSRGNQARGTAAAETNWQYFGLQTLSPLVDLRGLDGDGNCSNNTDSLDLRFFPDGTASNVAGICIQNRAGERRFLVQLTSRTTGHVEVRR; encoded by the coding sequence ATGTTGAGATCCCGACGCGGATTCGCCCTCATCGAAGCTCTCGTGGTGCTCGGCCTCATCGGCATACTCGTCAGCATCGCCACGCCGTACTATCAGGTGTTCATGCAGAATGCCAGCTACCGCTCCGCCGCGCGGGATATTGCCGGGACTCTGCGCCAGGCGCGCGCCGAAGCTGTGACAAAGAATCGTGAGCATCGGGTGCAGATTGATTTTGCGGCGAACAGCTTTCAGATGAGCCGCGGCAATCAGGCGCGCGGCACCGCGGCCGCGGAGACTAACTGGCAATACTTTGGCTTGCAGACCCTGTCCCCTCTCGTTGACCTGCGCGGCCTTGATGGCGACGGCAATTGCAGCAACAACACCGACTCCCTTGATTTGCGTTTCTTTCCCGACGGTACTGCCAGCAACGTCGCCGGCATCTGCATCCAGAACCGCGCGGGCGAGCGCCGTTTTCTGGTGCAACTGACTTCACGCACCACCGGCCATGTCGAGGTGCGGCGTTAA
- a CDS encoding Ig domain-containing protein translates to MKTICSLLLSGLLLLGLGACRGSEPVEPDAQIQREAQAPVAAVAPAESAPAENAPSVGLHPDPPSSADEVRVHLRQMPAGYEVFWEKNGVVLDDVHGERLPKGRVARGDILTARVRFDGGEVEASAQVVNSPPEMLAINFVDARIHRGVDIVLEPVAVDADGDPVTFGYRWWINGEEVFGRDNELLPGEMFYKGDRVAVQVTPADAFGEGKPFTGREFVIPGAPPKFVSEPPLSFQSLTYEYQAQAEDPDGDEIRYSLAEGPKGMSLDENSGLIRWTLRGVDPGEYRIRIRAVDSDGMEAFQEFTLNLSLEEQAG, encoded by the coding sequence ATGAAAACGATCTGTTCCCTGCTTCTGAGTGGTTTGCTGCTGCTGGGATTGGGCGCCTGTCGCGGCAGCGAACCGGTGGAGCCTGATGCCCAGATCCAGCGGGAGGCCCAGGCCCCCGTCGCGGCGGTCGCCCCTGCGGAATCTGCCCCGGCCGAAAACGCGCCGAGCGTCGGTCTGCATCCCGATCCGCCGTCTTCCGCCGACGAGGTGCGCGTCCATCTTCGGCAGATGCCCGCCGGCTATGAAGTGTTCTGGGAGAAAAACGGAGTCGTTTTGGACGACGTGCATGGCGAGCGCCTGCCCAAGGGGCGGGTGGCGCGCGGCGACATCCTCACCGCGCGGGTGCGCTTTGACGGCGGCGAGGTGGAAGCCAGCGCGCAGGTCGTGAACAGCCCGCCGGAGATGCTCGCCATCAACTTTGTCGATGCGCGCATTCATCGCGGCGTGGACATCGTGCTCGAGCCGGTGGCGGTCGATGCCGACGGCGATCCCGTCACCTTTGGCTACCGCTGGTGGATCAACGGCGAGGAGGTGTTCGGGCGCGACAACGAACTCCTGCCCGGCGAGATGTTTTACAAAGGCGATCGCGTCGCCGTGCAGGTCACCCCGGCCGATGCCTTCGGCGAGGGCAAGCCCTTTACCGGGCGCGAATTCGTCATTCCCGGCGCGCCGCCCAAATTCGTGTCCGAGCCGCCGCTGAGTTTTCAAAGCCTGACCTATGAGTATCAGGCCCAGGCCGAGGACCCCGACGGCGACGAGATTCGCTACTCCCTGGCCGAAGGGCCGAAGGGCATGAGCCTTGACGAGAATAGCGGCTTGATCCGTTGGACGCTGCGTGGCGTGGACCCCGGCGAATATCGCATCCGCATCCGCGCGGTCGACAGTGACGGCATGGAAGCCTTCCAGGAGTTCACCCTCAACCTTTCCCTTGAGGAACAGGCCGGCTGA